A segment of the Bdellovibrio bacteriovorus genome:
GCCGAAATCCAACTACAAGAAAGACAAATACACCGGCAGCGTGGTCCTGAAATCCGCTCCACTGCGCACAATCCTGAAGCGCATGAACAACCAGTCCAATAACTATATTGCGGACAACCTGTACTGGAACCTGGGTGGCACAGCGGCCTTCAACACCTTTGCGGCAGCCACACTGAAAGCTGATCAAAATCAGATCGTATTCCACAATGGTTCCGGCAACAACGAAGGCACGACGGCAAAACCCGTCTATAACGAGGCCACTTGTGAAACCATGATCAAGACCTTGTACACGCTGAACAAATCCCTGGAAGCCAAAGGTTACAAGCTGAGTGATGTGCTTTCTGTTGCCAACAAAGACAATGATTCCACCGTGGATAATTTCGGTGGTAATGCCGCAGGTGCGATGATCGCCAAGACCGGGACCGTGAACAAAGCCAAGACACTGGCAGGTTCGATTTCCACCAAAGAGGGTGAATTCTATTTCGCGATTCTTTTGCACACCGATATGGATCAAAGCAGTTCCGACCGTGGTGTAGCGGCACAAATGATTAAAAATAAAATCAGTCAACTTATCAACAAGCGCTCCGGCCCGAAAGAAATTCAGTACACAGAGATTTTGGCGCTGCCATTTGATCAGGGTTCTTACCTGACTGAACAGGAAGCTCCGGTCGTGACCCTTTCCAAGAAGTAAGTTTTAAAAGGGGATGCCAATCCCCACTTCGTTCAAAAACACATTGCTCATGATTTTCAGATCCACCTGCATGTCGCGGCTTTTATACAAAGCCGCAGTCAGGTGGGCAAACGGCATCGGGATCACATCCACGGAATGCCCGTTCACACTGCCCATGAATTTCCATTTATAGCTGTCCAGTTCATAGCACTCCCGGTAAGAATACGGACCGAAGCTCGTTTCTTCGCAGGCCATCGGCGTCTGTCGAGCGTAAACTCCCATGGACCATCCTGCACTGACCCTGTCAGTCAGTTCATAGTTGCGGCCCACCTGAAAAGTTCCGGCCAGATTGTCGTAACAGTCCTTCACCATCGCCGCCAGAAAGGTGACCCCGGTGGCGGTTTGATATTCCAACCCAACCCCCGGCGTGATCACCGCCGCGCCATTGCCGTCCAGTTTACGGGGCATTTCCACGGACGCTGTCATCGTGGGCTTGATTCCGTGAACCACGAAAGAGGGCAGCAGCAAGCTGAGTTTTTCCCGGTCCTTCACCTTGGGCATTTTGAAACTGGAACTGCCCGTTCCCCATTCCGTGCGATCCGTGCTGGCCAGGGTCGGGTTCACAATCAACAAGGTCACAAGACTGACAAGAAGTTTGGCTCCATCCATGAGGCCTCCCTATTAGGATGACACCGGACCCCGGCAGATGGGGAAACCCAACCCCAACAAAGGAATGAATATGGAAAATTTGCATTTGATAAGGGCCTAAAAGCCTCCATAATTGAATAAGGACTTCTAATTGGGGATATCATGCGCGTTTTATTCTGGCTGATTCTGGCTTCTTCCTTGGTTCAATGTACGTCTTTGCAAAAAAGTGCGGACCGTAAAACAGCGGCATCTCGCATGGTGCTGGATAAAAGCGGCTATCTTTATGACCCCTTGGACACCTCCTGCGACGGGTTCCCTCGCCTGCAGGTGGAAACCATGCCCGGCACCTGTCTGGGGATGGTGATGCCCCGGGATCGCGCCGTGGATCGCAGCAATGACAAAAGCTTTATCAAGCCCCGCACTATTTTACAGATTGCCGGAACTCAGGATTTTCTGGTCGTCGATATGGGCGGATGGAGCCCGCAGAACGGCCGCCTGTTCCTGCTGACTCGTTCGGGCTCGTCCCCTTATGAAATCAAAACTTTAAAATTGAATTTGGAAACGCCCCATGGATTGGCATTGGGACCAGATGGGTATTACTACATCGGTGAACGCACCCGCATTTTCAAATTTCATCTGAAAAACAATCAGATCACCGATTGGACTCTGGTGGTGGGAAACCTGGCACGCAAAGAAGGTTACATGCACCCGCTTTCGCAGTTTGTGTTTGATCCACGCAACGGGGACCTTTACATCAACTCTGGGTCACCCAGTGATCACTGCGTGGTTCAGGGCACCGGCGCCTATAAATCCTGTCCGGAAGACCAAGCCCAAGGCAACGGTGCTATCTATCGCATCCCGGCCCAGTTGCTGAAAAACCTTCCTGCAGGTGGCATCAAAAACTATGAAATCACGGCCCTGGGATTACGCAACTCCATGGCCATGGCGATTTCTGATAAGGGTTATCTGATTCAAGGGGAAAACAGTCGTGACTTTGCCGAGCTGGAGGAACCTTACGAAGAAATCAACGTCGTCGATCTGGATAACGGAGTTGGCCGTCATTATGGCTGGCCCTATTGCTATAACTTCCACGCCACTTCGCCTGAATGGCTGTTCCCGGAAAACAAAAACCTTCCTATGCACAAACAGTTTAAGAAACCCGTGGACTGCACCCAAACCAACCCTTCCGGTATCGGTGATTATCAGGCCCCGTGGTTACTGATGCCACCACATGTGGCCCCTTTGCACATGGCTTATTATAAGGGCGAGATGTTTGGTGATCTCTTCGGCGATAAGTTGTTGGTTACGTGGCACGGCTATCAACCCACCGGACATCGTCTGGTCGCCTACAACGTGGACAGCAATGGTCTGCCCCTGGCGAAAGAATCCAGCTCCACTTTCGGCTTCAATCAAAAAGGTGCCTGCAGCACGCGCAAGGCCTTTACTCCTCATGGTGGAATGGCCCGTCATGGTTCTTACACCGAAATCATTTCCAAGTGGGACGAAGTCAAAGGCATTCGCCCTAAGGGGGCTCCGGTGGCCTTCACCGAAGCTTCCGATGGATCCCTGTGGATTGTCGAGGACCGTGAAAACCGCAGCATCGTGCGACTGGCAAGATCAGCCAACGCCAATCATCAGGAACCTTGTGACAAAAACGCCGCTGCCGCCAACGATCCCCAAGTGCAGCTTCTGGCGTGGAGATCCGCAGTCAAAGAAAGTCCTGTGCTGGAAGAAGGCTATCGCAAGGTTCAAACCGAACTGATTCAAAAGCACTGTCTGGGTTGCCACGGCAATATGCAGGCCCAGGACTTCGGCAAGGACCGCTTCAGCAATCTCGATTTCCTGGTGAAAAATGAATGGATTCTTCCGGGGAACCTTGAGCGCAGTAAACTGTATGGCAGCGTCGCTCGCGTGGAAGGCTACACGCCGATGCCTCCGGCCGACAAAGAACAGATCTTTGGCACTGCCGAAGGTGAACGCGTGAACAAGATCATCGCCGCTTGGGTGAATTCACTTCCAACCGATATCGACAGCCGCTACAGCCAGTTCAAGATGGCAGACAAACGAAACATCCGCGCCAAGCCATCCACCAGCGCCACGGTGTGTGGGCAGGTGGCCCAAGGGGACATCGTGTATTTGGACCCTCGCCCGGCCACCGTGACGGCGGCTGACGGTTACAAATGGAGCCGCATCTATCTGGTGCCTTCTCACAGCCGTCTGTATAAACAAGCCTGCCCAACACCGGAAGATGGCGTGTACTATATCTCT
Coding sequences within it:
- a CDS encoding PQQ-dependent sugar dehydrogenase; translation: MRVLFWLILASSLVQCTSLQKSADRKTAASRMVLDKSGYLYDPLDTSCDGFPRLQVETMPGTCLGMVMPRDRAVDRSNDKSFIKPRTILQIAGTQDFLVVDMGGWSPQNGRLFLLTRSGSSPYEIKTLKLNLETPHGLALGPDGYYYIGERTRIFKFHLKNNQITDWTLVVGNLARKEGYMHPLSQFVFDPRNGDLYINSGSPSDHCVVQGTGAYKSCPEDQAQGNGAIYRIPAQLLKNLPAGGIKNYEITALGLRNSMAMAISDKGYLIQGENSRDFAELEEPYEEINVVDLDNGVGRHYGWPYCYNFHATSPEWLFPENKNLPMHKQFKKPVDCTQTNPSGIGDYQAPWLLMPPHVAPLHMAYYKGEMFGDLFGDKLLVTWHGYQPTGHRLVAYNVDSNGLPLAKESSSTFGFNQKGACSTRKAFTPHGGMARHGSYTEIISKWDEVKGIRPKGAPVAFTEASDGSLWIVEDRENRSIVRLARSANANHQEPCDKNAAAANDPQVQLLAWRSAVKESPVLEEGYRKVQTELIQKHCLGCHGNMQAQDFGKDRFSNLDFLVKNEWILPGNLERSKLYGSVARVEGYTPMPPADKEQIFGTAEGERVNKIIAAWVNSLPTDIDSRYSQFKMADKRNIRAKPSTSATVCGQVAQGDIVYLDPRPATVTAADGYKWSRIYLVPSHSRLYKQACPTPEDGVYYISR
- a CDS encoding D-alanyl-D-alanine carboxypeptidase; its protein translation is MASTFKLGILAALAAPVLMASTASAKVYVNSVCHMKASTAVKDIEGEGNLQKKYPLASISKVITTLWAIEKLGVDYRHKTVLHLTPTANGAMDLHVEGSRDPIFGRNLSYFLISELNRMKVTKIENLTFDENFLLDWLAEESPRIGGVTPRYETIEQQAEAVIKNLKESFSTAINRAMYNKLREKATKAKVFMLEKPTIEVRNISFLPKSNYKKDKYTGSVVLKSAPLRTILKRMNNQSNNYIADNLYWNLGGTAAFNTFAAATLKADQNQIVFHNGSGNNEGTTAKPVYNEATCETMIKTLYTLNKSLEAKGYKLSDVLSVANKDNDSTVDNFGGNAAGAMIAKTGTVNKAKTLAGSISTKEGEFYFAILLHTDMDQSSSDRGVAAQMIKNKISQLINKRSGPKEIQYTEILALPFDQGSYLTEQEAPVVTLSKK